The Ipomoea triloba cultivar NCNSP0323 chromosome 14, ASM357664v1 region GACTCGTTGCATTACTTGCAATCTTGCATACTTGTTAGCGATTTTGTGATATTCTATTAttctgtgaatctgtgatatTCTGGTGGGAGCACTGACTCGTCGCATACTTGTTAGTTGTTAGCGATTTTGTGATATTCTATTATTTTGTGAATCTGTGATATTCTGGTGGGAGCACTGACTCGTTTCATGTTTCTTTCAAACCCTAgttgaataaaatagatttggaATTTTAACAATTTACAAACCCTAGTTTGATAACTTAATCAGTTATCATATACTGGTGGTCAAGTGGAAGCCCTATTTATAGAAATCCTGATAATGATGGACTAGGAATTGGGAAACAATTgctgtatattaatattacagTCTCCCAAtctgaaattgaaatttcaaaattgaaaCCCTGAATCTGGATTTCTTTGTCTAGTACTCTAGAGTCTAGACTCTAGTCAAGTTTATGGATGTATGCCCTTAAATGTATTCTCAAtaaatttcctaataaaataattgtgttCTTGGAAAATGATGACACAAAATGTGTCTGATTCTAGAACTTTATGTGTAATTGTATGGCTGACTGAGACACTGAGTGACTGTCTGTCACTCTGGCTCTGTCCATTATTATTTGTGATTGAATCCCAATACTGTCTGTACTAATACTTAGCCATATTTTAGATGGATAATATCAGTACTCCTGGTAGTCAACCACCCAATTCTTCAATTGTGGAACCTACAGTGGTGGAAGCCCAAACTGTTGAGGCTAATAATCAACAGAATGAGCAACCTCCTGCTGCAGTTTCTgggaagaagaggaaagagGTTGAGTCCAGATCCAGAGTATGGGATCATTTTGTGAGAATAAAAGACAATAACAATATTACTATACAAGCAAAGTGTGTTTATCGTGCAAAAGTGTACAAGTGTGAGTCCAAGAGACATGGTACATCTTCCTTAATAGCCCATATGCTAAGCTGTTTGAAAAACCCTCACTCCAAGGATACTAGGCAGTCCCTTTTAACCTTTCAAGCAGTTAATACCTCTGAGTCATCTGAAACTACTGTGGGAGAAATTGGGTGCTGGGTATTTAACCAAGACTTAATTAGGAGGGCCTTGGTTAAAATGATAATCATAGATGAACTGCCTTTTAGATTTGTTGAGGGTTTAGGTTTCAGGATGTTCATTGCTGTTGCTTGCCCTAGGTTTATAGTTCCATCTAGATGGACTATAAGTAGGGACATCCTAGTGGTCTATGAAGAGGAGAGACTGAAATTGAAGGCTTTTTTAAGGGAAACCAGTCATAGGGTTAGCATTACCACTGATTCTTGGACATCAATTCAAAGGATTAACTACATGGTTGTGACTGCCCATTTCATTGATCAAAGGATTAACTACATGGTTGTGACTGCCCATTTCATTGATTAAAGGATTAACTACATGGTTGTGACTGCCCATTTCATTGATTCAGAGTGGAACTACATGGTTGTGACTGCCCATTTCATTGATTCAGAGTGGAAGCTgcataaaaaaatcatagcctTTGTCCCTGTTACCTCTCACAAAGGTAAAAAAATCATAGCCTTTGTCCCTGTTACCTCTCACAAAGGGGAGTATCTTGCAAAAGCCCTAGAAACATGTTTGCTGGAGTGGGGGCTTAGGAATATTTTTAGTGTTACTGTGGATAATGCCTCGTCTAATGACACTGCTATGGGGtttcttaagaaaaaaatagtgtCTTGGGGTACATCAACTGTGAAGGCTAAGTATATTCACATGAGATGCATTGCCCATATCCTTAACTTGGTTGTTCAAGATGGCTTGAAGGAGTGTGATAGTTCTGTGAAAAAAGTTAGGGAGGTTGTTAGATATGTTAGGAATTCACCTGCCAGGCTAAGGAAGTTCAGGGACTTGGCTGATTTGTTAGGAATTGAGCAAAGGTCTTCTTTGTGTCTAGATGTTCCAACCAGATGGAACTCTACATATTTGATGTTACAATCTGCTTTGACTTATCAGAAAGTCTTTGAATCTTGTGAAGAGTCTGATAGTTCTTTCAAATCTGACTTGGGTGATTCTGTGCCTAATTTTATGGACTGGGAGTCTGTGAGCAGTTTGGTGGagttgttgaaatgtttttatgatatgacAATCAGAATTTCTGGATCTTTATATGTGACAGCTAACACATTTTTCAGTGAGATTTCTGATttgtattgtattttaaatGGAATGGTGGAAGCTGGTGGGGCAGTGAGCTTAATGGGGAGAAATATGAAAGCAAAATTTGAGAAGTATTGGGGTGATATAGACAAGATGaatcttatgattttctttgCAAACATTCTAGACCCCAGGGATAAATTAGAGTATATGCCTACTCAAATTAATCATATGTATGGTGAGGAGAAAGGTAAACCATACTATGATAAAGTGCTTGCTGGtttgaatgagttatttgatGATTATTCTGTTCCTGCCACTTCTTCTGTTTCTGGTTCTTCTGTGTCTGCTGCTGTTGGTAGTGCTTCTTCTGTGAGTTCTATGACTTCTGTCAGTTCTGTGTCTGTTGGAAGGCCACAACATTTACTCAAGtcccaaattaaaaaacaaagattgGAATCTGGGAGTAAGAAAAAAACTGAACTGGATATCTACTTGAGTGAGGCAATAGTTGAGGAGGAAAACTCCTTTGATATTCTGAGATGGTGGAAGATTAATGCTGAGAGGTTTCCCATCCTTTCTAAGCTTGCTAGGGATGTTCTAGCTATTCCAATCTCAACTGTTGCCTCTGAGTTTGCCTTCAGTACATCTGGGAGAGTATTGGATCCTTTTAGGAGTTCATTAACTCCAAAAATTGTGGAAGCTTTGGTGTGTACCCAGGATTGGCTTAGACTGCCCAATACTCCTCTATGTATTGAGGAAAATCTTGAAGAACTGGAGAGGTTTGAAAAAGGTAATTGTTTTAcacttaatttctttttgttgttttacagttttatattcatatttttcatttaataatttacatttcTTATTTTGCAGAGTTAGTTGATGGTGGAAGTGGAAGGAACTTTGATCCTACACTGGCTACAATTCCTGTAATGTTATTCTTTATCATTACTTGTGTCTCCATTCTAATTAATTGTCAATTTACTGAATTGCATTCTAAAATCTAATCTCAGTTGGTATTTTTTGAGGCCATGGTAACTATGTGTTATTAGTTGCTGGCTTGAAtgagttgaatccttgattgcaCTGGTCCACTGTAAGTATGGTACTCTGCAACTGTAACTCTGTAAGACAGTAAGAGTGTAAGGCTTGGTAACTTTTTGTAAGTTGCCGCCTTATTTAACTCTGCTACTCTATTCTGTTTGTCCCTTTTATCAGTTTATGTGGCAAATGGCAATGATGAAGCTTCCACCTATAATCTGAAAAGAAGGATTAAGTTGGCATGTTGCTCTATATTTATTGAAGCAATTTGCCCTTAATTCAAAGTTGATAGGAAACAATGCTTACTGAGCCAAAATTTCAACTTCCAAGTATTATacaattgtgttgtaattgctttcagttttcacttttcactaacttgtaagttgtaacaattTACAGGAAGAAGAGTAGGACTAACTGTTGCTGGGGTTGTGCACTAACTGAGTAACTGTTGCAGTGTTGCTGACTTGCTGTATCTGTAATTCTGTATTGTTATAAGcttcaaatttcaaagtatcATGATATGATGTATTCTCTTTTGGtctgtaataattaattaagtatcAAAGTATGATGTATCTATGATTTTTGCCAATTTCTCTTTTGGTCTGTAATAAGTCATAATTtgtagttataacttataacttataagttataactttaAGTTATAACTTAGAATCAGACAACTtagtaaagtttttaattagttttcagttttcacattttttattgCATATATTCTCAATCCGAATATAGGTCGgataaccgaccgaaccgaCGCAAACCGAAATTATGAAAAACCGATAGGGTTTAGTCCAAAATAAAATCGGATAGGATGTGAACATGACCAATCCGAAATCCGATCGGAGAAGGCTCCCGTCCGTTCGAACCGAACCGATCCGACCGCTGCACAGCCCTACGTCTACTTATGTGCTCTATGTGTTATCTGTGATAATCCTGTGCTTGAAGTTGCTTTACATGGATGTGCCTTCTGTTTTATGTGCTtatcttcttattttatttgacccaaattgttttttttcctaattttgtGTCTATAAGTGCATCTGTCTAATTTGCTGAGTGGTTTTCAAGTTGTCTGTGCCTAGTTTTGGGTTTCGTGTTTCTTTTCTACTTGTGCAGGTGCCTGTTACAACTTCAAAGAAACTTACTCTAAGAGCTGTCTTATTATGGTGATATTGTGATAAAACAATCACAATTGAGGACGAGCATAGTTATCTGGATTATCATTCTGTTCGGACTATCTTTTGGATCATCATATTTTTGGATTATCAATattcatattatcatattattcgGATTATCATTATTCAGAATATCATTTTATTTGGACTATCTTTGATGGATTGAACTGCTTATTATATGAGAATATCTACGAGGTGAATACTACTATGAACGTGGGTTGCATATGAAGAGTACGGTGATTCGTATAGATTTCAGTTGGTATGGATTGGTGGTTATTCTATTGGTGATATTATCTTCAATCGTATCATGTATTTTGTTTTAACGAAAAAGGAGCCAAAGATTCATCTTCTGTTTCCAAGTCTGATTTTTGTGTTGCTAAAAGCTCAAGGTTTTGCTCTTTACAAAAATGAACCGCTGCTTGAAATTCTTGGAAAGTATACTGTCGAACTACGGTTATGTCCAGGACGCCACTATGATGATCGTGCACATCTTCAGACAGTTCCTGTTCCAGTGTTTAGTCCTGTGATAGGTGTAGGTGTTACACCCTCTGGCTCACCCTCTTTTTCTCTGCCCAGGGCTACTTCAGCGCTTGACACAGCTACTATTCCTGTGCTACATACTCGTGTTCAAGTTTCCCAATCCACAATTCACTAGATGCACATTTGtcaattttttgacaaaaagggGGAGTTAAGGTATGTTGTGGAAATCTTTTTGATGAATGCTTGGATTTATTGTACTAAGGGGGAGTAATAACTCAGGGGGAGTTTTGGCATTTGGTTGAAGACATTTGAAGTTTGACATGCTTGAGAAAATATGTTGAGGGAGAGAGTTCTATTGCGTTTTTGCTGGTTTTGAAGCTCTTGTTTTGGTGGTCTGTTGCAGTTTggtctttattttgtattaagtGTCTTATCGTTGTTACCAAACTAGCTTATGGcatgagtttaataatattgatttttgtttaaattcttaaaaatgCCTAAGTTTTGTTTGAAGgtgatttttgtcaaataattgccaaagggggagattgtaagtgtacaaatgatacacggtcctTTGTTATTGGctatattatttgtcaaaaatacacttagcctTTATCTAGCTGTTTATTAGTTTTTGGACCGTAAGCCAGTCTGTCCACCAGTGCTGATAGTGAAGCTGTGCCAGCGGACGCTGTCTCAGACAGCAAGGAATTAGTCCACCCATTTAAATTGTGTGGCTAACAGAATTTTAAGGGGTGTGGCTCTCTTTTATTCAAGGAGTTTttcagatctaaaattgtgaaggtTGTTAAAGGATGCTACACTATATAAAGGAAGGCATTTGAAGCTCTAAAACTCACCTCTACACATGATACAAGTTGAGAGCTTTCACACGTGAATATTAAGAAGATCATTTGAAGATTTAATGAAGTTTTACCACTGTCTTTGAAGCTGTCGCTGTTGCTGAGTCAAGATGAAGAATTTAAGAATTCTTGGCTTGCAGTTTTGTCAGTTCAAAagtagatgttgaaggttgtATGTTGGTGTTGAACCTTTGTACGTTTGGGTTGTATTCCAACTTGTGTAAACCTTggtgcatctagtggattgggcaaaagctgagtagccccgcagatgtaggagttatagctccgaactgcgtgatcaattcCTGTGTCCGGGTTCTCTTTCTTTACTTgcgtttttatttttgtttgtcttttagtTTATCTAATCTGGACTAATACCTATAAAAACGTTAAACAATCCCTGAACCCGTAAAGTATTGCATCCAAGATCCacgaagttttttttttttcaaaaaatcagcTTCCTCACGTGCAAATTTTGATACAAATATAATGCAAATACAGtaagtataaaattttaaattacacGTAAAAAACCTACTACAAATGAAAATACAATATGTGTTGATATCAACCAATGCAAGTATATTCTAACCCTCACGCATATTAGCAAGTTCTTTAAATTCTTTACATACATACTTATGATAACACTTGAAAGTGACAAATTTTTCCATATTGTGACAACATTGAGGACATTTTATATTCTCTGGGACTTTGTCAGAATTAGATGGATATTCAAGAGCACAAGGGTAATGTTGTGGAGTACAGGTAGAGCCAAACATCTCATGATGATGATCTTTGAATGCTTGGTCAAAGCCTTTGACTATTGCACTTTCCTTCCATTTTGCGAACTCATTCATGACCGCCAACATCTTATCTCCTAGGTCATATACGACTATCTTGTTCCCTTTGCATAGCAAAGCCCATCCATCAACTGCTATTTCATATGCTAGCAAAAATTTTAGTCCTTTGAGAATTTCGTCACTCTCTTCATCACCATAAGTCTCATCTAAGAATTTAATCCTTGACAAAAATATGCTTTGAAGATTCATCCAA contains the following coding sequences:
- the LOC116004809 gene encoding zinc finger BED domain-containing protein RICESLEEPER 2-like, whose translation is MVVTAHFIDSEWNYMVVTAHFIDSEWKLHKKIIAFVPVTSHKGKKIIAFVPVTSHKGEYLAKALETCLLEWGLRNIFSVTVDNASSNDTAMGFLKKKIVSWGTSTVKAKYIHMRCIAHILNLVVQDGLKECDSSVKKVREVVRYVRNSPARLRKFRDLADLLGIEQRSSLCLDVPTRWNSTYLMLQSALTYQKVFESCEESDSSFKSDLGDSVPNFMDWESVSSLVELLKCFYDMTIRISGSLYVTANTFFSEISDLYCILNGMVEAGGAVSLMGRNMKAKFEKYWGDIDKMNLMIFFANILDPRDKLEYMPTQINHMYGEEKGKPYYDKVLAGLNELFDDYSVPATSSVSGSSVSAAVGSASSVSSMTSVSSVSVGRPQHLLKSQIKKQRLESGSKKKTELDIYLSEAIVEEENSFDILRWWKINAERFPILSKLARDVLAIPISTVASEFAFSTSGRVLDPFRSSLTPKIVEALVCTQDWLRLPNTPLCIEENLEELERFEKELVDGGSGRNFDPTLATIPFMWQMAMMKLPPII